The following proteins come from a genomic window of Lolium rigidum isolate FL_2022 chromosome 5, APGP_CSIRO_Lrig_0.1, whole genome shotgun sequence:
- the LOC124651332 gene encoding L-lactate dehydrogenase A-like: MHKTSSLSDLGFDAAGASSGFFRPVADDSTHSSSSAPHRRLTKVSVIGAGNVGMAIAQTILTQNLADEIALVDALPDKLRGEALDLQHAAAFLPRVRIVSGTDHAVTASSDLVVITAGARQNPGEARLSLLRRNVELFRKIVPPVAEHSPDALLLVVSNPVDVLTYVAWKLSGFPANRVIGSGTNLDSSRFRFLVAEHLDVNAQDVQAYMVGEHGDSSLAIWSTISVAGMPAFKSLRDSHHSFDEAALEGIRRAVVGGAYEVIGLKGYTSWAIGYSVASLAASLLRDQRRVHPVSVLASGFHGISDGHDVFLSLPARLGRGGVLGVAEMDLTEVEAAQLRRSAKTLWENCQLLDL, encoded by the exons atgcacaagACGTCATCTCTGTCGGACCTGGGCTTCGACGCCGCCGGCGCCTCATCAGGCTTCTTCCGCCCGGTAGCCGACGACAGCACCCACTCCTCCAGCTCCGCCCCGCACCGCCGCCTCACCAAAGTCTCCGTCATCGGCGCGGGCAACGTGGGCATGGCCATCGCGCAGACGATCCTCACCCAGAACCTGGCCGACGAGATCGCGCTGGTAGACGCGCTCCCCGACAAGCTCCGCGGCGAGGCGCTCGACCTGCAACACGCCGCCGCGTTCCTCCCGCGCGTCCGCATCGTCTCCGGCACCGACCACGCCGTCACCGCGAGCTCCGACCTCGTGGTCATCACGGCCGGCGCGAGGCAGAACCCGGGGGAGGCCAGGCTGAGCCTGCTGCGGCGGAACGTGGAGCTGTTCCGGAAGATCGTGCCGCCCGTGGCCGAGCACTCCCCGGACGCGCTGCTGCTCGTGGTCTCCAACCCCGTCGACGTGCTGACGTATGTGGCCTGGAAGCTGTCCGGGTTCCCGGCCAACAGGGTGATTGGGTCCGGGACGAACCTCGATTCGTCCAGGTTCAGGTTCCTCGTCGCTGAGCACCTCGACGTCAACGCGCAGGACGTCCAG GCATACATGGTGGGGGAGCACGGCGACAGCTCGCTGGCGATCTGGTCGACCATTAGTGTCGCCGGGATGCCGGCTTTCAAGTCCCTGCGGGACAGCCACCATTCCTTCGACGAGGCGGCGCTGGAGGGCATCAGACGTGCCGTGGTGGGCGGCGCCTACGAGGTGATCGGACTGAAGGGATACACCTCCTGGGCCATCGGCTACTCCGTCGCCAGTTTGGCGGCCTCCCTCCTCCGTGACCAGCGCCGGGTGCACCCAGTCTCCGTCCTCGCCTCCGGCTTCCACGGCATCTCGGACGGTCATGATGTGTTCCTCAGCCTCCCCGCCCGGCTCGGCcgcggcggcgtcctcggcgtcgcCGAGATGGACCTCACCGAGGTCGAGGCCGCGCAGCTCCGGCGCTCCGCAAAGACGCTCTGGGAGAACTGCCAGCTCCTCGATCTCTGA